Proteins encoded by one window of Sulfurospirillum barnesii SES-3:
- a CDS encoding YajQ family cyclic di-GMP-binding protein produces MAKEHSFDISAEIDKQKFKDAYEQAKKVITNRWDFKGIACEFDHNEKAKTVTLVTTTDTKADAMVDALVSEAIKRGISGKALKELKREPAGGSKVKVTVSIVDAISSDDAKKIVKEIKELKLKVQASIRGDVVRVEGKSIDDLQEAIAAIRGCEFDFPVNFTNLK; encoded by the coding sequence ATGGCAAAAGAGCATAGTTTTGACATTAGTGCAGAGATTGATAAGCAAAAGTTTAAAGATGCGTACGAGCAAGCTAAAAAAGTCATTACCAATCGTTGGGATTTTAAAGGCATTGCGTGTGAGTTTGACCACAATGAAAAAGCGAAAACGGTTACCTTGGTGACCACAACAGATACAAAAGCAGATGCAATGGTTGATGCATTGGTCTCTGAGGCAATTAAGCGAGGTATTTCAGGTAAGGCACTTAAAGAGCTTAAACGTGAACCAGCAGGTGGTTCAAAAGTAAAAGTAACGGTGAGTATTGTTGATGCGATTTCCAGCGATGATGCCAAAAAAATTGTCAAAGAGATTAAAGAGCTTAAACTTAAAGTTCAAGCCTCTATTCGTGGTGATGTGGTTAGGGTTGAGGGTAAGAGCATTGATGATTTGCAAGAGGCGATTGCTGCGATTCGTGGGTGTGAATTTGACTTTCCTGTCAACTTTACAAATCTTAAATAA
- a CDS encoding D-2-hydroxyacid dehydrogenase — translation MKIVCLDAKTLGDDADLSLFKQFGTFEAFDTTALHERIEHIGDAKIVLSNKVLIDKEVMDACPNLGLICITATGMNNVDLAYANHKGIVVKNVAGYSSASVAQTTFMLVLNLLGKAAYYDAYVQSGAWVNSSIFTHLQEPFCEIKKKRWGIIGLGNIGKEVAKIATAFGAEVVYYSTSGANKDTAYQQISLRDMLQTCDIVTIHAPLNEKTQYLIAKEQLLLMKKGAILVNVGRGGIVHEADVANILDEKELFVGLDVLEKEPMQANHPLLHVKHKERLILTPHIAWASVEARRELIRLVGENIKDFLRQ, via the coding sequence ATGAAAATCGTTTGTTTAGATGCAAAAACATTGGGTGATGATGCGGATTTAAGTCTTTTTAAACAATTTGGAACCTTTGAGGCTTTTGATACAACAGCACTTCATGAAAGAATTGAGCATATTGGGGATGCCAAAATTGTTTTAAGCAATAAGGTGTTAATCGACAAAGAAGTGATGGATGCGTGCCCTAATTTAGGCTTAATTTGCATTACCGCAACAGGCATGAACAATGTTGATTTAGCGTATGCCAACCATAAAGGCATTGTGGTTAAGAATGTGGCAGGGTATTCTAGTGCATCTGTAGCACAAACGACGTTTATGTTAGTGCTAAATCTTTTAGGAAAAGCGGCCTATTATGATGCCTATGTACAATCAGGTGCATGGGTCAATAGCTCTATTTTTACCCATTTGCAAGAACCTTTTTGTGAAATCAAAAAGAAGCGTTGGGGGATTATTGGACTGGGAAATATTGGCAAAGAGGTGGCTAAAATTGCTACGGCTTTTGGCGCTGAAGTGGTTTATTATTCCACCAGCGGAGCGAATAAAGATACTGCGTATCAGCAAATTTCCCTAAGAGACATGCTGCAAACGTGTGATATTGTCACTATCCATGCGCCCTTAAATGAAAAAACACAGTATCTTATTGCCAAAGAACAATTGCTTTTGATGAAAAAAGGTGCGATTCTTGTGAATGTTGGACGTGGAGGCATTGTACATGAAGCTGATGTAGCAAATATTCTTGATGAAAAAGAGCTTTTTGTAGGGCTTGATGTCCTAGAAAAAGAGCCGATGCAAGCAAATCATCCACTCTTACATGTAAAGCACAAAGAGCGCTTAATACTCACCCCGCATATTGCATGGGCGAGTGTGGAGGCAAGGCGTGAGCTCATTCGTTTGGTGGGTGAAAATATCAAAGATTTTTTAAGACAATAA
- a CDS encoding glutathionylspermidine synthase family protein yields the protein MLHVEKIKPLTKEFLESIGFYWHTDNDNTSYVADELVLVSNEEVEAYYEAANELYDMFAQAGQYVIDNNLFHELNIPFNLVELIKNSWENDVHWHLYGRFDFAGGIDGKPIKLMEFNADTPTSLYETAIIQWAMLKANGMDEAKQFNTVFEALKENFKRLVVLGGDTEDFSHYYEGWKILFSSIRGNIEDENTTRLLQSAANEAGFHTDFAYVDEVGFNQEGVFKGDENFEYWFKLIPWENIAIEEGDLALLLDEIVREQKAIILNPAYTLLFQSKAFMKVLWDMFPNHPLLLETSFEPLKGQKQVEKRAFGREGANTVIYERDMSVIEQTEGEYGNFKPIYQAYVELPKDSEGRSYQAGVFFAYEGCGLGFRRGGLIMENFSKFVAHRIKD from the coding sequence ATGTTACATGTAGAAAAAATTAAGCCATTAACCAAAGAATTTTTAGAATCTATTGGCTTTTATTGGCACACGGACAACGATAACACATCCTACGTTGCCGATGAGTTAGTTTTGGTTAGCAACGAAGAGGTAGAAGCCTATTATGAAGCAGCGAATGAACTTTATGATATGTTTGCGCAGGCAGGTCAATATGTCATTGATAACAATCTCTTTCATGAGCTTAATATCCCGTTTAATTTGGTTGAATTGATTAAAAATTCATGGGAAAATGATGTGCATTGGCATTTGTATGGGCGGTTTGATTTTGCAGGAGGCATTGATGGTAAGCCAATTAAACTGATGGAGTTTAATGCCGATACACCAACGTCTTTGTATGAAACAGCCATTATTCAATGGGCGATGCTTAAAGCCAATGGCATGGATGAAGCCAAACAGTTTAACACTGTTTTTGAAGCTTTAAAAGAGAATTTTAAACGTCTGGTGGTCTTAGGTGGTGATACAGAAGATTTTTCACACTACTATGAGGGATGGAAGATTTTATTCTCCTCTATTCGTGGGAATATTGAAGATGAGAATACCACGCGTTTGCTTCAAAGTGCCGCCAATGAAGCGGGTTTTCACACCGATTTTGCCTATGTGGATGAAGTAGGATTTAATCAAGAGGGCGTGTTTAAGGGCGATGAAAATTTTGAGTATTGGTTTAAACTCATTCCTTGGGAAAATATTGCCATTGAAGAGGGTGATTTAGCACTTTTATTGGATGAGATAGTACGTGAACAAAAAGCCATCATCCTCAACCCTGCCTATACCCTACTCTTTCAAAGCAAAGCCTTTATGAAAGTGTTATGGGATATGTTTCCAAACCATCCCTTGTTGTTAGAAACCTCGTTTGAACCTCTAAAAGGTCAAAAACAAGTTGAAAAAAGAGCGTTTGGAAGGGAAGGGGCTAACACGGTTATTTATGAGCGTGATATGTCTGTTATCGAACAAACCGAAGGTGAATACGGTAATTTTAAGCCTATTTATCAAGCTTATGTAGAACTTCCAAAAGACAGTGAGGGTCGCTCCTATCAAGCAGGCGTCTTCTTTGCGTATGAGGGATGTGGCTTAGGGTTTAGGCGAGGTGGGCTTATCATGGAAAATTTCTCAAAATTTGTGGCACATCGCATCAAGGATTAA
- a CDS encoding UPF0323 family lipoprotein, translating into MKYIRKISDYMIAGGIGVMVIASMQGCEQKEDKNVLAEAAQTQGALVIVDEIAPGEYKIAEEYPSSTTRVIVRSKDGSERILSQTEIDALVKEEAAKIDNNTSALTNPELSSGHMGLGGILLSSIAGAMIGSWIGNKLFNNQNYQNQRAANYKSPQAYSRSTSSFNKPMSSSTTSSATKNSGFFGSKSGSTTSSSATTSSVPKSSGG; encoded by the coding sequence ATGAAGTATATTCGTAAAATTTCAGATTATATGATTGCAGGTGGTATTGGTGTAATGGTTATTGCTTCCATGCAAGGGTGTGAGCAAAAAGAAGATAAAAATGTCTTAGCCGAAGCTGCACAAACACAAGGTGCCTTGGTCATTGTTGATGAAATAGCCCCAGGAGAGTATAAAATTGCTGAGGAGTACCCTAGCTCTACTACCCGTGTCATTGTACGAAGTAAAGATGGGAGTGAGCGTATTTTATCACAAACAGAAATTGATGCGTTAGTTAAAGAAGAAGCGGCTAAAATTGATAACAACACCTCAGCGTTGACCAACCCTGAGCTAAGCTCAGGACATATGGGTCTAGGAGGTATTTTACTCTCAAGCATTGCAGGTGCGATGATTGGAAGTTGGATTGGTAATAAACTTTTTAATAACCAAAACTACCAAAATCAAAGAGCTGCCAATTATAAAAGCCCTCAAGCGTATAGCAGAAGCACAAGCAGTTTTAACAAACCGATGTCAAGCTCAACTACAAGCAGTGCGACTAAAAATAGTGGCTTTTTTGGCTCCAAATCAGGAAGCACCACCTCATCCTCAGCAACCACATCAAGCGTACCTAAAAGTTCAGGAGGGTGA
- a CDS encoding integrase has translation MDKKLTVIEAAKLLGVSKEAIYNRLRRGSLQSVVEDGVKYIVLTKTSLKESAPLRRNDTSAEHNAYIELLKTQLEEMKHKNEKLEADKERLIADKERMLIESKEKIEMIYKERDEQLKAILSLANRQITQTETPVPPSSFQNTPIPTPPVVHPFEEADVLEEEEIYQETSVCFETYSDWRDLRSYLKEKGFSKKEKQHISDTLSKKASQLNNVMDKNGTLFIKKGKKLKEILGDS, from the coding sequence ATGGATAAAAAACTCACGGTTATAGAAGCGGCAAAACTTTTGGGTGTTAGTAAAGAGGCAATTTACAATCGTTTACGACGAGGTTCTTTGCAAAGTGTCGTTGAAGATGGGGTGAAGTATATTGTGTTAACAAAAACTTCTCTCAAAGAGAGTGCTCCTCTGCGCAGAAATGATACCAGCGCTGAGCACAATGCCTATATTGAGCTTCTTAAAACACAACTAGAAGAGATGAAGCATAAAAACGAAAAATTAGAAGCCGATAAAGAGCGACTCATTGCCGATAAAGAGAGAATGCTCATTGAATCAAAAGAGAAAATTGAAATGATTTATAAAGAGCGGGATGAGCAACTCAAGGCCATACTCTCTTTGGCAAATCGACAAATTACACAAACAGAAACTCCTGTGCCACCCTCTTCCTTTCAAAACACACCTATACCAACACCCCCTGTGGTACATCCCTTTGAAGAAGCAGATGTTTTAGAAGAAGAGGAAATATATCAAGAAACCAGTGTTTGTTTTGAAACCTATAGTGACTGGAGAGATTTGAGAAGCTATTTAAAAGAAAAAGGCTTTTCAAAAAAAGAGAAACAACACATTAGTGATACTCTTAGTAAAAAAGCATCCCAATTAAATAATGTTATGGACAAAAATGGTACGTTATTTATTAAGAAAGGTAAAAAACTCAAAGAGATATTAGGAGATTCATAA
- the rpsU gene encoding 30S ribosomal protein S21 — MPGIKLHPNESFDEAYRKFKKQVDRNLVVTEVRARRFYETATEKRKKDKISARKKQLKKLYMLRRYESRL, encoded by the coding sequence ATGCCAGGAATTAAATTACATCCTAACGAATCGTTTGACGAAGCGTATAGAAAGTTTAAAAAACAAGTTGATCGTAACCTAGTTGTAACTGAAGTGCGTGCAAGACGTTTCTATGAAACAGCAACCGAAAAACGCAAAAAAGATAAAATTAGCGCTCGCAAAAAACAGTTGAAAAAACTTTATATGCTTCGCCGTTACGAGTCAAGACTCTAA
- a CDS encoding recombinase family protein encodes MNIALLKNQNRITPVTTQQKQILKYAHHHSMSVDSTEIENSEFSFSLEERREFRGFLRSLNENDHLIIFDLHTFSENTMELIKIFECLLKRSISVHIADINACIHVKSEPVALLELLLRHQEFQQNDMKEKKNGRPKGRISKSKFDVHRSLIIELLEAKEPITQIAKTLHVSRTSLKDYVNSRGLKELVKAKVSLLKTHNEKLFMPKHTHEKECSLSQILSD; translated from the coding sequence ATGAATATTGCGCTTTTAAAAAATCAAAACAGAATAACGCCTGTTACGACACAACAAAAACAGATTTTAAAATATGCCCACCATCATAGTATGAGTGTTGATTCCACAGAAATTGAAAATTCTGAGTTTAGTTTTAGCCTAGAAGAGAGAAGAGAATTTCGAGGGTTTTTACGCTCTTTAAATGAAAATGATCATTTGATTATTTTTGATTTGCATACATTTTCAGAAAATACGATGGAGCTTATTAAGATTTTTGAATGTTTACTCAAGCGTTCTATTTCCGTTCATATTGCAGATATTAATGCGTGCATTCACGTTAAAAGTGAACCAGTGGCTTTGCTTGAACTTTTACTTAGACATCAAGAATTTCAACAAAATGATATGAAAGAGAAAAAAAATGGACGTCCAAAAGGGCGCATTTCAAAATCAAAATTTGATGTTCACCGCTCTTTAATTATTGAATTGCTTGAAGCCAAAGAGCCTATTACGCAAATTGCAAAAACATTGCATGTTAGTCGAACATCACTCAAAGATTATGTCAATTCACGGGGCTTAAAAGAACTTGTCAAAGCCAAGGTTTCTCTCTTAAAAACGCATAATGAAAAACTCTTTATGCCTAAACACACACATGAAAAAGAGTGTTCACTCAGTCAAATACTATCTGATTAA
- the ccoG gene encoding cytochrome c oxidase accessory protein CcoG — MNQSVTTTLYRQKRYIVFGIITLIALTLPFITIDGNHFFLLSFDRKQLHLLFTTFDMQELYLMPFVLMFFFLTIFFVTTLGGRVWCGWSCPQTIFRVIFRDFIQTKLLGIRKSIQNKQQEPKENSVLKRILAILIWGMLALIAASNFLWYFIPPEDFFAYVQDPLEHTVLYGFLLGITAFLIYDVVALKENFCVYICPYSRIQSALFDEHTIQTIYNEKRGGQIYNAQGTKLSNKPPLESDDCTGCEACVRVCPTHIDIRKGMQLECINCLECADACTPIMAKLGKTSLITWTSSIEVEKNKKTNYLRFRTIAYMVALSLVLVGLFVMGSKKEYMLLNINRTSQLYKMSSNNQSVENVYTFLFQNTEAKDHSYYFELSHPELKIEKPTEPFLLKAGEKIKKIVIISAPAKVFKEENENLPVIVKAFALEDKEKITVERKTIFIYPKKSEVQP, encoded by the coding sequence ATGAATCAATCTGTCACTACGACCTTGTATAGGCAAAAACGCTATATTGTCTTTGGTATTATCACGCTTATTGCCCTTACTTTGCCATTTATTACCATAGATGGGAATCATTTTTTTCTATTGAGTTTTGATAGAAAGCAACTCCACCTTTTGTTTACCACCTTTGATATGCAAGAGCTTTATTTGATGCCGTTTGTTTTGATGTTCTTTTTTTTAACCATTTTCTTTGTCACAACATTGGGTGGGCGAGTTTGGTGTGGATGGTCCTGTCCTCAAACCATTTTTAGGGTTATCTTTCGTGATTTTATTCAAACAAAATTATTGGGTATTCGAAAAAGTATTCAGAACAAACAGCAAGAACCTAAAGAAAACTCTGTCTTAAAACGGATTCTTGCTATTTTGATTTGGGGTATGTTAGCACTCATTGCGGCTTCGAATTTTTTATGGTATTTCATTCCCCCTGAAGATTTTTTTGCCTATGTGCAAGATCCACTTGAACACACAGTGTTATATGGATTTCTTTTAGGGATTACTGCCTTTTTAATTTATGATGTGGTGGCACTAAAAGAGAATTTTTGTGTCTACATTTGCCCTTATTCTCGTATTCAGTCTGCCCTTTTTGATGAACATACAATTCAAACCATTTACAATGAAAAACGCGGTGGGCAAATTTACAATGCACAAGGGACAAAGCTCAGCAATAAACCACCACTTGAGAGTGATGATTGTACAGGGTGTGAAGCCTGTGTAAGGGTGTGTCCTACGCATATTGATATTCGAAAAGGTATGCAATTGGAGTGTATTAACTGTCTTGAGTGTGCGGATGCATGTACGCCAATTATGGCTAAACTGGGTAAAACGTCTTTGATTACATGGACCAGTTCGATTGAAGTTGAAAAAAACAAAAAAACAAACTATTTACGTTTTAGAACCATTGCATACATGGTTGCTTTGAGTTTGGTTTTGGTTGGACTTTTTGTTATGGGAAGCAAAAAAGAGTATATGCTTTTAAATATTAACAGAACCAGTCAACTCTATAAAATGAGTTCAAACAATCAAAGCGTTGAAAATGTTTATACCTTCTTATTTCAAAATACTGAAGCAAAAGACCACTCTTATTATTTTGAGCTTTCGCATCCTGAGTTAAAAATTGAAAAGCCAACAGAGCCATTTTTATTAAAAGCAGGAGAGAAAATCAAAAAAATTGTCATTATTTCTGCACCAGCCAAGGTTTTTAAGGAAGAAAATGAGAATCTTCCAGTTATCGTTAAAGCCTTTGCGTTAGAGGATAAAGAGAAAATTACTGTAGAGAGAAAGACTATTTTTATCTATCCTAAAAAGAGTGAAGTTCAACCCTAA
- a CDS encoding methyl-accepting chemotaxis protein, protein MKISTRMILLLILSLILLGTSVIVISYSNTKNNATMFLQEYETSAFSFHENELKTIMEMMQQTAHAIYKDQKAKGASDDEIKKAILSKLDVLRFFNDKSGYIFVYDPDGTNVLLPTNKSLEGKNLSGLKDTNGVFFVKEMLEIAKKGGGLVKYYFPKVKDGEPFLKYAYAIPFEPFNWMLGTGIYVDNVQKEVQKLQTNIDKNTASQIKSFLSISIVLLLLSLGVTLYMITRTISKPLNELIMRADNLSSGDGDLTRTLEVIGNDEIALASKSINRFIEKVRILISEAKNLSNENSSISHELSSTSLEVGRSVETSMQIVGNTTTRAQTLKQEMSTGITEAKAGKEELLKANQFLKEANTAILELTREIQTSAATEIELAHKIQQLSSDASQVKDILVVIGDIADQTNLLALNAAIEAARAGEHGRGFAVVADEVRKLAERTQKSLQEINATINVIVQAIMDSSEQMSSNSKKVESLATTATGVENKIGNMFNVMNNATKVSDKTAENYLNTGADIELMINDVAQINDISAQNARSVEEIAGAAEHLSKMTEMLNLKLSEFRT, encoded by the coding sequence ATGAAAATATCAACACGAATGATACTCTTACTCATTCTGTCATTGATACTCTTAGGAACAAGTGTTATTGTTATTTCCTATAGCAACACAAAAAACAATGCCACAATGTTTCTTCAAGAGTATGAAACAAGTGCATTTTCATTTCATGAGAATGAGCTAAAAACCATTATGGAGATGATGCAACAAACCGCACACGCTATCTATAAAGACCAAAAAGCGAAAGGTGCAAGCGATGATGAAATTAAAAAAGCCATTTTATCAAAACTGGATGTACTACGTTTTTTTAATGATAAAAGTGGCTATATCTTTGTGTACGACCCTGATGGCACTAATGTTCTTTTACCAACCAACAAATCCCTAGAAGGTAAAAATCTCAGTGGGCTTAAAGACACGAACGGTGTCTTTTTTGTTAAGGAAATGTTAGAGATTGCAAAAAAAGGGGGAGGTCTTGTAAAATACTACTTTCCAAAAGTCAAAGATGGCGAACCCTTTTTAAAATATGCGTATGCTATCCCTTTTGAGCCCTTTAATTGGATGCTAGGTACAGGCATTTATGTCGATAATGTTCAAAAAGAAGTCCAAAAGCTACAAACAAACATAGATAAGAACACCGCTTCGCAAATAAAATCGTTTCTAAGCATTTCCATTGTGCTCCTTTTGCTCAGTTTGGGTGTGACGTTGTATATGATCACCCGTACGATTTCTAAACCTCTCAATGAACTTATTATGCGTGCGGATAATCTTTCCAGTGGAGATGGAGATTTAACTCGAACATTAGAAGTCATTGGAAATGATGAAATTGCGCTTGCCAGTAAAAGCATTAATCGCTTTATTGAAAAGGTACGCATTCTTATCAGTGAGGCAAAAAATCTTTCCAATGAAAACTCTTCTATTTCTCATGAACTCTCTTCAACCTCTCTTGAAGTAGGACGTTCTGTAGAAACATCCATGCAAATTGTTGGAAACACAACCACACGAGCACAAACCCTCAAACAAGAGATGAGCACAGGCATTACTGAGGCAAAGGCAGGAAAAGAAGAGTTACTCAAAGCCAATCAATTCCTTAAAGAAGCCAACACGGCCATTTTAGAACTGACTCGTGAAATTCAAACCAGTGCGGCTACAGAAATTGAGCTTGCCCATAAAATTCAACAGTTAAGCTCAGATGCTTCACAGGTCAAAGATATTTTAGTTGTTATTGGTGATATTGCCGATCAAACCAACCTTTTAGCTTTGAATGCTGCCATTGAAGCAGCACGTGCAGGTGAGCATGGTCGGGGCTTTGCTGTTGTCGCCGATGAAGTACGAAAACTAGCAGAGCGAACACAAAAAAGCCTTCAAGAAATCAATGCTACGATTAACGTTATTGTTCAAGCCATTATGGATAGTTCAGAGCAGATGAGTTCTAATTCTAAGAAGGTTGAATCTTTAGCCACAACAGCCACAGGGGTTGAAAATAAAATTGGCAATATGTTTAATGTGATGAATAATGCCACAAAGGTCTCCGATAAAACCGCTGAAAATTATCTCAACACTGGGGCGGACATTGAATTAATGATCAATGATGTAGCTCAGATTAACGATATTTCTGCGCAGAATGCTAGAAGTGTTGAAGAAATAGCAGGTGCGGCTGAGCACTTAAGCAAAATGACCGAAATGCTCAATCTCAAGCTCTCTGAATTTAGAACCTAA
- a CDS encoding methyl-accepting chemotaxis protein yields MKISTRILVLLVLSLLLLSISIISVSYSNTNENANSFIADYEKSSYSFYENELKTIMEIVHQTAHAIYKDQKAKGFSDDEIKKAILSKLDVLQFFDDKSGYIFVYDYAGTNILTATNRALQGQNLIGLKDSNGVFLIKELIDVAKKGGGLVKYHFPKVKEGKPLPKFSYAVSFEPFNWMIGTGIYVDTVEMEVGKLQTQIQHSTASQIKSFLSISIVLLLLSLGVTLYMITRTISKPLNELIMRADNLSSGDGDLTRTLEVIGNDEIALASKSINRFIEKVRILISEAKNLSNENSSISHELSSTSLEVGRSVETSMQIVGNTTTRAQTLKQKMSTGITEAKAGKEELLKANQFLKEANTAILELTREIQTSAATEIELAHKIQQLSSDASQVKDILVVIGDIADQTNLLALNAAIEAARAGEHGRGFAVVADEVRKLAERTQKSLQEINATINVIVQAIMDSSEQMSSNSKKVESLATTATGVENKIGNMFNVMNNATKVSDKTAENYLNTGADIELMINDVAQINDISAQNARSVEEIAGAAEHLSKMTEMLNLKLSEFRT; encoded by the coding sequence ATGAAGATTTCAACACGAATTCTCGTATTACTTGTATTGTCATTATTGCTTTTATCCATAAGCATCATTAGTGTCTCCTATAGTAACACCAATGAGAATGCAAACTCTTTTATTGCTGATTATGAAAAAAGTTCTTATTCGTTTTATGAAAATGAGCTAAAAACTATCATGGAAATCGTTCACCAAACTGCACACGCTATCTATAAAGACCAAAAAGCTAAAGGTTTCAGTGATGATGAAATTAAAAAAGCCATTTTATCAAAACTAGATGTCTTACAATTTTTTGATGATAAAAGCGGCTATATCTTTGTGTATGACTATGCGGGTACAAATATTTTAACAGCAACCAATCGGGCACTTCAAGGTCAAAATCTTATAGGTCTCAAAGACAGTAACGGCGTTTTTTTGATTAAAGAGTTGATTGATGTCGCCAAAAAAGGTGGTGGTTTAGTCAAATACCATTTTCCAAAAGTAAAAGAGGGAAAACCTTTACCAAAATTCTCTTATGCCGTCTCTTTTGAACCCTTTAATTGGATGATTGGGACAGGTATTTATGTCGATACGGTTGAGATGGAAGTGGGAAAACTTCAAACACAAATCCAACACAGCACCGCTTCGCAAATAAAATCGTTTCTAAGCATTTCCATTGTGCTTCTTTTGCTCAGTTTGGGTGTGACGTTGTATATGATCACCCGTACAATTTCTAAACCTCTCAATGAACTTATTATGCGTGCAGATAATCTTTCCAGTGGGGATGGAGATTTAACTCGAACATTAGAAGTCATTGGAAATGATGAAATTGCGCTTGCCAGTAAAAGCATTAATCGCTTTATTGAAAAGGTACGCATTCTTATCAGTGAGGCAAAAAATCTTTCCAATGAAAACTCTTCTATTTCTCATGAACTCTCTTCAACCTCTCTTGAAGTAGGACGTTCTGTAGAAACATCCATGCAAATTGTTGGAAACACAACCACACGAGCACAAACCCTCAAACAAAAGATGAGCACAGGCATTACTGAGGCAAAGGCAGGAAAAGAAGAGTTACTCAAAGCCAATCAATTCCTTAAAGAAGCCAACACGGCCATTTTAGAACTGACTCGTGAAATTCAAACCAGTGCGGCTACAGAAATTGAGCTTGCCCATAAAATTCAACAGTTAAGCTCAGATGCTTCACAGGTCAAAGATATTTTAGTTGTTATTGGTGATATTGCCGATCAAACCAACCTTTTAGCTTTGAATGCTGCCATTGAAGCAGCACGTGCAGGTGAGCATGGTCGGGGCTTTGCTGTTGTCGCCGATGAAGTACGAAAACTAGCAGAGCGAACACAAAAAAGCCTTCAAGAAATCAATGCTACGATTAACGTTATTGTTCAAGCCATTATGGATAGTTCAGAGCAGATGAGTTCTAATTCTAAGAAGGTTGAATCTTTAGCCACAACAGCCACAGGGGTTGAAAATAAAATTGGCAATATGTTTAATGTGATGAATAATGCCACAAAGGTCTCCGATAAAACCGCTGAAAATTATCTCAACACTGGGGCGGACATTGAATTAATGATCAATGATGTAGCTCAGATTAACGATATTTCTGCGCAGAATGCTAGAAGTGTTGAAGAAATAGCAGGTGCGGCTGAGCACTTAAGCAAAATGACCGAAATGCTCAATCTCAAGCTCTCTGAATTTAGAACCTAA